The Hyphococcus flavus genome contains a region encoding:
- a CDS encoding PadR family transcriptional regulator yields the protein MARDLTNLENVALAHLWKVQPCTGHQLRLAFESSSAGRYSGSSGAIYPLLRRLESSGLIRSRVGANGEQQKKLYTITARGLAAAKRWLLKLEPKDAFADDPIKTRFQYIRLLDEKFQAEWFRLAIAALEEQDDMMRKEYAAEEYKNVVDQLVMTSVIKANRERRRWLRKAEEALAASDCAMT from the coding sequence ATGGCAAGAGACCTGACGAATCTTGAGAACGTCGCGTTGGCGCATTTGTGGAAGGTTCAGCCTTGTACCGGGCATCAGTTGCGTCTGGCGTTTGAGAGCTCGTCTGCAGGGCGGTACTCAGGCAGCAGCGGGGCGATTTATCCCTTGCTACGCCGGCTGGAGTCGTCTGGCCTCATTAGATCCAGAGTTGGCGCGAACGGCGAACAGCAAAAAAAACTGTACACCATAACCGCGAGGGGGCTTGCAGCGGCAAAGCGCTGGCTTCTGAAGTTAGAGCCAAAAGATGCTTTCGCCGACGATCCCATCAAGACACGTTTTCAATATATAAGGTTGCTGGATGAAAAATTTCAGGCCGAATGGTTTCGACTGGCAATAGCCGCTTTGGAAGAACAAGATGATATGATGCGAAAGGAATATGCGGCAGAAGAGTATAAAAATGTGGTTGACCAATTGGTGATGACGTCAGTGATTAAGGCGAATCGAGAACGCCGCCGATGGCTTAGAAAGGCAGAGGAAGCATTAGCTGCATCAGATTGTGCGATGACATGA
- a CDS encoding alpha/beta fold hydrolase: MQNQNSMFSIHSFIQLLLAFLLSACVSFPEAPSASVTPSFEDDIFISIDGARLGLQRWEAENPTAIIVALHGMNDYSYAFNGPAAWWAANHNISTYAIDQRGFGRSPNFGHWPGEETLIADLRAALAAARRKHPKVPLYAMGHSMGAGVIIAASAESSLDAEGLILAAPGVWNVPAPYRLAANVAATFTPGKTLTGERADRQATDNIPILREMAADPLMIKETRLDAVVGVTRVMGSAYSEAKKIDARVLYLMGEKDEIIPLNAMEKTAMRLSGDVTFRRYPQGWHLLFRDLQSEKVWRDVASWVKR, encoded by the coding sequence ATGCAGAATCAAAATTCGATGTTTTCCATTCATTCCTTTATCCAGCTATTGTTGGCGTTTTTACTATCGGCTTGTGTGTCATTTCCAGAGGCCCCATCCGCAAGCGTTACGCCCTCATTTGAAGATGACATATTTATCTCAATTGACGGTGCGCGGCTTGGCCTTCAACGTTGGGAAGCGGAAAATCCGACCGCGATCATTGTGGCTCTGCACGGCATGAATGACTACTCTTATGCATTCAATGGGCCGGCGGCATGGTGGGCGGCAAATCATAACATTTCCACTTATGCAATTGATCAGCGTGGTTTTGGCCGCTCGCCAAACTTCGGTCATTGGCCTGGTGAGGAGACTTTGATTGCAGACTTGCGTGCAGCACTCGCGGCCGCGCGGAGAAAGCATCCAAAGGTTCCCCTTTATGCGATGGGTCATTCCATGGGGGCTGGTGTCATTATTGCCGCCAGCGCCGAAAGCTCTCTTGATGCAGAGGGGCTGATCCTGGCTGCCCCCGGTGTGTGGAATGTACCTGCTCCTTACCGTTTGGCGGCGAATGTGGCTGCTACCTTTACACCCGGCAAAACACTCACAGGCGAACGCGCAGATCGTCAAGCCACGGATAATATCCCAATTTTGCGAGAAATGGCTGCTGACCCCTTAATGATCAAGGAAACGCGACTTGATGCGGTTGTCGGCGTAACGCGGGTTATGGGATCTGCTTACAGCGAGGCTAAGAAAATTGATGCCAGGGTCTTATACCTCATGGGCGAAAAGGATGAGATAATTCCTCTCAACGCTATGGAAAAAACCGCCATGCGGTTGTCAGGTGATGTTACATTTCGACGCTATCCCCAAGGGTGGCATCTATTATTCCGTGATTTACAAAGCGAAAAGGTTTGGCGTGATGTGGCGTCCTGGGTGAAGCGTTAA
- a CDS encoding class I SAM-dependent methyltransferase has protein sequence MAAKDWNALADDFASRVLQITECDTDGVIEATAKRLGGAHKIATDFGCGAGAVTRLLAPHFKTVIGVDFSSKLVANAKSQPTAGNVSYEVVDISRCGKRFPCHVAFCVNVLIGNQGNIRERIARNVVASIEEGGHGVFVVPSLEAVMRVYQVGSALFPIAEVAGWVEDEVVSLPGGIINMGGVPTKHFLKDEIDEFLSRIGLCDVVVSRVPYPWRETIADAPRTLKAASPWDWIAVGRRADA, from the coding sequence ATGGCTGCAAAGGACTGGAATGCGCTTGCAGATGATTTTGCATCTCGCGTTCTTCAAATTACTGAATGCGATACTGACGGCGTTATCGAGGCGACGGCGAAACGATTAGGAGGCGCCCACAAAATTGCGACCGACTTTGGGTGCGGCGCAGGAGCTGTGACGCGCCTTCTGGCGCCTCATTTCAAAACAGTCATCGGCGTTGATTTTTCATCAAAACTGGTTGCGAACGCCAAGTCGCAACCCACAGCGGGTAATGTCAGCTATGAAGTGGTCGATATAAGCAGGTGCGGAAAACGTTTTCCCTGCCATGTTGCCTTTTGTGTCAATGTGCTGATCGGCAATCAGGGAAATATACGTGAGCGTATCGCCCGCAATGTTGTTGCTAGTATTGAAGAGGGTGGCCATGGCGTCTTTGTTGTTCCCTCGCTTGAGGCCGTGATGCGGGTCTATCAGGTTGGTTCTGCATTATTCCCAATAGCAGAAGTTGCAGGTTGGGTTGAAGATGAAGTGGTGTCGTTACCCGGTGGTATAATTAATATGGGCGGTGTGCCGACCAAACATTTTCTAAAAGACGAAATTGATGAATTCCTGTCTCGAATAGGCCTTTGCGATGTTGTTGTCAGCCGCGTTCCTTACCCTTGGCGTGAGACAATCGCTGATGCCCCTAGAACCTTGAAAGCGGCGTCTCCGTGGGACTGGATCGCTGTCGGCAGGAGAGCGGACGCTTAG
- the msrA gene encoding peptide-methionine (S)-S-oxide reductase MsrA, giving the protein MTEIAVFAAGCFWGVEQTFRDTKGVTETEVGYTGGHKESPTYEQVCRKSTGHAEAVRVTYDPGTISYDELLDVFWNCHNPTQVNRQGPDIGDQYRTAVFTLNDQQQKAAVASRENLSASGQFDKPIATVIEPLGTWWKAEEYHQQYFEKNGGGACHIPS; this is encoded by the coding sequence ATGACTGAAATCGCTGTATTTGCCGCCGGTTGTTTCTGGGGCGTTGAACAGACTTTCCGCGATACAAAAGGCGTGACTGAAACAGAAGTCGGCTACACGGGCGGCCACAAGGAATCGCCGACTTACGAACAAGTCTGCCGTAAAAGCACCGGTCACGCAGAAGCTGTGAGAGTGACCTATGATCCCGGCACAATAAGCTATGATGAATTACTTGATGTTTTTTGGAACTGCCACAACCCCACTCAGGTGAATCGGCAAGGGCCAGACATTGGCGATCAGTACCGAACCGCAGTTTTCACGTTGAATGACCAACAACAAAAGGCGGCAGTCGCTTCCCGCGAAAACCTATCCGCATCGGGGCAATTTGATAAACCTATAGCTACTGTCATCGAACCATTGGGAACATGGTGGAAGGCTGAAGAATACCACCAACAATACTTTGAAAAAAACGGCGGCGGCGCCTGTCACATACCAAGCTAA
- the cutA gene encoding divalent-cation tolerance protein CutA, which produces MTDIVFLYVTAPNSETAARIGRTLIEEKLAACVNIHAEMRSVYEWDGKVEIGLETPLVVKTTVESAPAARDRIIMLHPHEVPCVAALPVSAEGSNAAFLEWVSETTSA; this is translated from the coding sequence ATGACTGATATCGTCTTCCTCTACGTGACTGCCCCAAATTCAGAAACCGCAGCCCGCATTGGCAGAACCCTGATCGAGGAGAAACTCGCCGCATGCGTCAATATTCATGCGGAAATGCGATCTGTCTATGAGTGGGATGGCAAGGTCGAAATCGGCCTTGAAACACCGCTGGTTGTTAAAACGACGGTAGAAAGCGCGCCAGCGGCGCGCGACCGCATCATCATGCTCCACCCCCACGAAGTTCCGTGCGTCGCCGCGCTGCCTGTTAGCGCCGAGGGATCAAACGCTGCTTTTCTGGAATGGGTATCGGAAACCACATCCGCGTGA
- the queC gene encoding 7-cyano-7-deazaguanine synthase QueC, whose amino-acid sequence MRKLDHQKALVLFSGGQDSSIALAWALDRFDHVETIGFDYGQRHSVELGARHAVRRAISSAFPNWGAKLGADVSADASGLKDLGETAMTHETEITLADDGLPTTFVPGRNLVFLALAGGLAYRRGLGTLVAGMCEADFSGYPDCREHALNAQLEALRLGMDADFLLETPLMRIDKAASWRLAETLGGRKLVSLINEHSHSCYKGVRDERHDWGYGCGVCPACELRAKGWAAYRAV is encoded by the coding sequence ATGCGTAAGCTTGATCATCAAAAAGCACTGGTGTTGTTTTCCGGCGGTCAGGACTCGTCGATCGCGCTCGCCTGGGCGCTTGACCGATTCGATCATGTAGAAACAATCGGCTTTGACTATGGTCAACGCCATTCAGTCGAGTTGGGCGCCCGCCACGCTGTGCGCCGCGCAATCAGTTCCGCCTTTCCGAACTGGGGCGCCAAACTTGGGGCGGATGTATCTGCAGATGCTTCAGGGCTGAAAGACCTCGGCGAAACTGCAATGACTCACGAAACAGAAATCACGCTTGCTGATGACGGACTGCCCACCACGTTCGTACCAGGAAGAAACTTGGTATTTCTCGCGCTGGCTGGCGGGCTTGCCTATCGGCGCGGGCTTGGAACGCTTGTGGCCGGAATGTGTGAAGCAGACTTTTCCGGATACCCTGACTGTCGCGAACATGCTTTGAACGCACAACTCGAAGCTCTGCGATTGGGCATGGATGCAGACTTTCTGCTGGAAACGCCGCTCATGCGTATCGATAAAGCCGCAAGCTGGCGCCTTGCTGAAACACTGGGCGGCCGAAAGCTCGTATCTTTGATTAATGAGCACAGCCATAGCTGTTACAAAGGTGTTCGTGATGAGCGGCATGACTGGGGGTATGGTTGCGGGGTATGTCCTGCGTGCGAACTACGGGCGAAGGGCTGGGCGGCATATCGCGCGGTGTGA
- the queE gene encoding 7-carboxy-7-deazaguanine synthase: MTYSVKELYFTLQGEGAHTGRAAVFLRFAGCNLWTGLEKDRASAVCKFCDTDFVGTDGPGGGKFKHADVLADAVAANWPGDVSGKPYVVCTGGEPLLQLDQTLIEAFQERGFEVGVETNGTMEAPANLDWICVSPKSTATLAQRSGNELKLVYYQEDAPPEAFQDLAFDFFYLQPMDGPSRADHTAAAVEYCKQHPQWRLSLQTHKLIGIP; encoded by the coding sequence ATGACTTACTCGGTCAAAGAACTTTATTTCACCCTGCAGGGGGAGGGCGCGCATACGGGGCGGGCAGCTGTCTTTTTACGTTTTGCTGGTTGCAATCTGTGGACTGGACTTGAGAAGGACAGGGCGAGTGCGGTCTGCAAATTTTGTGACACGGATTTCGTAGGAACCGACGGACCGGGCGGAGGCAAATTCAAGCACGCAGACGTCCTTGCCGATGCGGTCGCGGCAAACTGGCCCGGTGATGTTTCTGGCAAACCTTATGTCGTCTGCACCGGCGGAGAGCCGCTGCTGCAGTTAGATCAAACGCTAATCGAGGCGTTTCAGGAGCGCGGATTTGAGGTGGGCGTTGAAACGAATGGCACTATGGAAGCGCCCGCCAATCTCGATTGGATCTGTGTCAGCCCGAAATCGACGGCAACGCTCGCCCAGCGCTCCGGCAATGAGTTAAAGCTTGTTTACTATCAGGAAGATGCGCCGCCTGAAGCTTTTCAGGACCTCGCATTTGACTTTTTTTATTTGCAGCCTATGGACGGGCCGTCGCGCGCGGATCATACGGCCGCCGCAGTGGAATATTGCAAGCAACATCCGCAATGGCGCCTCAGCCTGCAGACGCACAAGCTGATTGGCATCCCTTAG
- the queD gene encoding 6-carboxytetrahydropterin synthase QueD, translating to MRIVKSMNFDAAHFLDHDPNARPYARLHGHSFVLEVTIEGDPHSETGWVVDFGDVDEALGELHNILDHRLLNEIEGLERPTLENICQWVGQKLKGRFPGLAQVRVSRPSNGESCIYDL from the coding sequence ATGCGCATCGTCAAGTCGATGAATTTCGACGCAGCGCACTTTCTGGATCATGACCCGAATGCGAGGCCCTATGCGCGGCTTCACGGGCATTCATTTGTGTTGGAAGTTACCATCGAAGGCGACCCGCATTCCGAGACCGGCTGGGTTGTCGATTTTGGTGATGTGGATGAAGCGCTTGGGGAATTGCACAACATTCTGGACCATCGTTTGCTCAATGAGATTGAGGGGCTGGAGCGACCAACGCTTGAAAATATCTGTCAGTGGGTTGGACAAAAATTGAAAGGCCGGTTTCCCGGCCTGGCGCAGGTGCGTGTTTCGCGTCCATCAAATGGCGAAAGCTGTATCTACGATCTCTAG